One Psychrosphaera aestuarii DNA window includes the following coding sequences:
- the asnB gene encoding asparagine synthase (glutamine-hydrolyzing) yields MCGILGTLNYNNAADAERIAAMRDTMPYRGPDDNGLWISDDSYCALAHLRLSILDPTPAGHQPRIEQTGRFVISYNGEVYNYIEIRAELEQKGYTFETGTDTEVILQAYVEYGVECLHKFNGMFAIAIWDNQTQELFLARDRLGIKPVYYYQDDNELIFASETKAILKGLAALPSLNIELIDDYMSFGYIPGEKTLHQGINRLMPGHYAIIKNKQMSITQWWDLKFDNTQDKGFDYYLNESKHLLESAIDLRLRSDVPLGIFLSGGIDSSAVVGLLADKVKEPLKTFSIAYDFGKNFDETQYARMVAEKFGTDHHELKITPQQFKDFIPEYIQLMDEPVTEAAAISLFFVSKLAKEKVTVALSGEGSDEIFAGYDLYQYMNVLEKYRGVVGQSGSEFFAGISNKLLGKSHKVSKYLNMATQPIEQRYKGMSTYPDASKEALYKPEFKQQLESEKAKTNHGAYSKQLFENMQGQDQLNKMLYFDTKTWLVDDLLIKADRMSMATSVELRVPFLDYRLVEFAATIPSHHKIKKGEGKYPLKKMMEGILPNDIIYRKKMGFPTPLKMMFQNELKDYAQDLLLSDDSKLHQFFKVERIQQLITEHNANKYDHHKTLWQLVVLEEWLRKNTD; encoded by the coding sequence ATGTGCGGTATACTAGGAACACTTAATTACAATAACGCAGCGGATGCAGAACGTATTGCCGCCATGCGAGACACTATGCCTTATCGTGGACCTGATGATAATGGACTGTGGATTTCAGACGATAGCTATTGTGCCCTAGCACATTTACGTTTGAGCATTTTAGATCCTACTCCAGCTGGCCACCAGCCGCGAATTGAACAAACAGGTCGTTTTGTTATTTCATACAACGGCGAAGTGTATAACTACATAGAAATTCGCGCTGAATTAGAACAGAAAGGCTATACCTTTGAAACCGGAACAGATACCGAAGTTATTTTGCAAGCTTATGTAGAATACGGTGTTGAATGTTTGCATAAATTTAATGGCATGTTTGCTATCGCGATTTGGGATAACCAAACTCAAGAACTGTTTCTGGCTCGTGATCGCCTCGGTATTAAGCCTGTTTATTATTACCAAGACGACAACGAATTAATCTTTGCGTCTGAAACCAAAGCTATTTTAAAGGGCTTAGCTGCCTTGCCAAGCCTTAATATCGAGCTTATCGACGACTACATGAGCTTTGGTTATATTCCCGGCGAAAAAACCTTACACCAAGGCATTAATCGATTAATGCCGGGTCATTATGCCATTATTAAAAACAAACAAATGAGTATTACTCAGTGGTGGGATCTTAAGTTTGATAATACCCAAGACAAAGGTTTTGACTATTATTTAAACGAAAGTAAACACTTACTTGAGAGCGCTATTGACCTTCGACTTCGCAGTGACGTGCCACTAGGTATATTCTTAAGCGGTGGCATTGATTCAAGTGCTGTTGTTGGTTTACTGGCTGACAAAGTGAAAGAGCCACTTAAAACCTTCTCCATTGCTTATGACTTTGGTAAAAACTTCGATGAAACTCAATACGCTCGTATGGTGGCAGAGAAGTTTGGCACCGATCACCACGAACTTAAGATCACCCCACAACAGTTTAAAGACTTCATCCCAGAATACATTCAATTAATGGATGAGCCAGTAACAGAAGCGGCCGCAATATCGCTATTTTTCGTTTCTAAGCTTGCTAAAGAAAAAGTCACCGTTGCCTTGTCGGGCGAAGGTTCTGATGAGATATTTGCTGGTTATGACTTATACCAATACATGAATGTATTGGAAAAATATCGTGGTGTAGTTGGACAAAGCGGCAGTGAGTTTTTTGCAGGAATTTCAAACAAGTTATTGGGCAAAAGCCATAAGGTATCTAAATACCTAAACATGGCCACACAACCTATAGAGCAACGCTATAAAGGCATGTCTACTTATCCAGACGCCTCAAAAGAAGCCTTATATAAGCCCGAATTTAAACAACAGCTAGAATCAGAAAAAGCCAAAACCAATCATGGTGCATATTCAAAACAGCTATTTGAAAATATGCAGGGCCAAGACCAGCTCAACAAAATGCTCTACTTTGATACAAAAACTTGGCTAGTGGATGACTTACTAATTAAAGCCGATCGTATGAGCATGGCAACATCCGTTGAATTACGAGTACCCTTTTTAGACTATCGTTTAGTTGAGTTTGCAGCCACCATACCGTCGCACCACAAAATCAAAAAAGGCGAAGGCAAATACCCACTCAAAAAAATGATGGAAGGCATACTGCCAAACGACATCATTTATCGTAAAAAAATGGGCTTCCCAACACCACTAAAAATGATGTTCCAAAACGAGCTAAAAGACTACGCACAAGACTTGTTATTGTCGGACGATTCCAAGCTACACCAGTTCTTTAAAGTGGAACGAA
- a CDS encoding polysaccharide pyruvyl transferase family protein, with protein MDLNKLFEKHKNETFIFVKPGGNWGDDLIYLGAEHLAEQHDISFTTMTAEEFLTTFHTDKVIYLHGGGGYNPWCTGRAYKCLKHACEFTSNIVIQGPCTASKDKQFLDSVFTDSLSKLNCKSLYFYTREKTTFNFLQNFPTLTDNSQLLLDKDTAFYTNINKLKKKIGSLNERYTLHGYRIDNEASNVAGTKDITKIYLDPAEEAISFDHWLRIHSNAKRIITNRTHSSILGFLLDKKTYLFGSKYHKNRSIFEHTMSARTTSVTWLNDEEATKFTKRSILSRLIPSNIHRSYRLTKAIHILRGIPDR; from the coding sequence ATGGATCTTAATAAATTATTCGAGAAACACAAAAACGAAACATTCATCTTTGTAAAACCTGGGGGAAACTGGGGAGATGATCTAATTTACCTAGGTGCGGAACATCTAGCTGAACAACATGACATTAGCTTCACAACTATGACTGCCGAAGAGTTTTTAACGACGTTCCATACTGATAAAGTTATTTATTTGCATGGCGGTGGCGGATATAACCCTTGGTGCACCGGTCGTGCATATAAGTGTTTAAAACACGCATGTGAATTCACCAGCAATATTGTTATTCAAGGACCATGTACTGCATCAAAAGACAAGCAGTTTCTTGATTCGGTCTTTACAGACTCGTTATCTAAACTAAATTGCAAATCGCTGTATTTTTATACACGAGAAAAAACAACTTTTAATTTCTTACAGAACTTTCCAACTTTAACTGACAATAGCCAGCTTCTACTAGATAAAGACACTGCGTTTTATACAAATATAAACAAACTAAAAAAGAAAATAGGATCTTTGAATGAACGTTATACGCTTCATGGATATCGCATAGACAACGAAGCATCAAATGTAGCGGGTACGAAAGATATAACAAAAATATACTTGGATCCGGCTGAGGAAGCTATTTCATTCGATCATTGGTTAAGAATTCATTCCAATGCAAAACGCATTATCACGAATAGGACCCATTCTAGTATTTTAGGTTTTTTACTAGATAAAAAAACATATTTATTTGGAAGTAAGTACCATAAGAACAGAAGTATTTTCGAACACACTATGTCAGCTCGCACAACATCAGTAACTTGGTTGAATGATGAAGAGGCGACAAAATTCACAAAGCGAAGTATTTTATCACGACTCATACCCTCCAATATACACCGTAGCTACCGTCTAACAAAAGCTATACATATTCTCAGAGGCATACCCGATAGGTAA
- a CDS encoding glycosyltransferase family 2 protein, translating into MGLPSNWKMDIAIPQYKNIKMLKRCLSSLANVNMPNNVDTIWVVENGGRCGAHSVVESFKPLIPVKYLNLDEGNLSKARNLALDTSTSDVIFFFDNDITFDENSLVSYFNSLELYKGQQIGFFGGPLTPLYERQPANYLKPYLPKSVVGYHPFKYDQVIDSPDFLGGNHGILVNLAKSVGGYDAGSASGNNSGLVGEETRLMEKIISKGFTGLFCFGANVHHYIPKDNCTTTWTLKRTYRHGLTDSILEGSPKGRILFNIPLYLYKMFVVNTLKFILPRERTRFFHINKVAFCLGKMVGFRRGYSIRNGS; encoded by the coding sequence ATGGGGTTACCGTCAAATTGGAAAATGGATATTGCGATACCTCAATACAAAAACATCAAAATGTTGAAGCGATGCCTTTCCTCATTAGCAAATGTTAACATGCCTAATAATGTTGATACTATTTGGGTCGTAGAAAATGGGGGGAGGTGTGGTGCTCATTCTGTAGTAGAAAGCTTTAAACCCTTGATACCCGTTAAATATCTAAATTTAGATGAGGGTAATCTCTCAAAGGCAAGAAACTTAGCATTAGATACCTCAACTTCGGATGTAATATTCTTTTTTGATAATGACATAACATTCGATGAAAATAGTCTTGTTTCATATTTTAACTCATTAGAGCTATACAAGGGACAACAGATTGGTTTTTTCGGTGGCCCCCTTACTCCTCTTTATGAGCGCCAGCCAGCTAATTATTTAAAGCCTTATCTTCCAAAATCAGTAGTTGGCTATCACCCTTTCAAGTATGATCAGGTAATAGACAGTCCTGATTTTTTAGGCGGTAATCACGGTATCCTAGTTAATTTGGCGAAGTCAGTGGGAGGTTATGATGCCGGCTCTGCGTCTGGTAATAACTCAGGACTTGTAGGCGAAGAAACGCGACTAATGGAAAAAATAATCTCCAAAGGCTTCACCGGCCTTTTTTGTTTTGGAGCTAATGTGCATCACTACATACCAAAAGACAACTGCACCACAACATGGACTTTAAAGAGAACCTATAGACATGGCCTAACGGACTCTATTTTAGAAGGATCTCCAAAAGGCCGGATACTATTCAATATTCCACTATATCTATACAAAATGTTTGTGGTGAATACTTTAAAGTTTATACTCCCACGAGAAAGGACACGGTTTTTCCATATCAATAAAGTAGCTTTCTGTTTAGGAAAGATGGTTGGGTTTAGAAGAGGTTATAGTATAAGAAATGGATCTTAA
- a CDS encoding glycosyltransferase translates to MKVSVLLATFKRDGALTQTLEGYLKLVSNSADFEVLVVDNAVLPSTKALVASYLTQGLNIKYIECAKPGKNASLNKGLDYLSGDLIVLTDDDAIPSSDFICNFIHAAEKHVNVDVFGGAILPFGPNLPSWVDVTNSYMQGAYVIRPKTTKDKKVRPTYIWGPNMAVRKSIFDSGFKFNEAIGPNGNNYVMGSETEFLNRLEKAGYKAMFLHLPYVLHQIRDEQCSIKWLMGRADRQGKGLAYHKYSNGLIPSLHEAREKISKNKIEQIKEVFKGLLTINTSRIISALYVLRLKRSEFNSLFND, encoded by the coding sequence ATGAAGGTATCAGTTTTATTAGCGACCTTTAAAAGAGATGGAGCTCTTACGCAAACATTAGAAGGTTATTTAAAATTAGTTTCAAATAGTGCCGATTTTGAAGTTTTGGTAGTCGATAACGCAGTACTCCCTTCAACAAAAGCATTGGTTGCTTCTTACTTAACTCAAGGGCTAAATATTAAATATATCGAGTGTGCTAAGCCGGGTAAGAATGCGAGCTTAAATAAAGGCTTAGACTATTTAAGCGGAGATCTTATTGTTTTAACAGATGATGATGCAATTCCCTCATCAGACTTTATTTGTAACTTTATACACGCAGCCGAAAAACATGTGAATGTCGATGTTTTTGGAGGTGCAATTTTACCTTTTGGTCCAAATTTACCATCTTGGGTAGACGTCACCAATAGTTATATGCAAGGTGCTTATGTAATTCGGCCAAAAACGACAAAAGACAAAAAGGTTCGACCTACATACATCTGGGGCCCTAATATGGCTGTTCGAAAGTCTATTTTCGATTCTGGCTTTAAATTTAATGAAGCTATTGGCCCTAACGGAAATAACTATGTTATGGGAAGTGAAACTGAATTTCTGAATAGACTAGAAAAGGCTGGCTATAAAGCGATGTTCTTACACTTGCCATATGTTTTACACCAGATTAGAGACGAGCAGTGTTCGATAAAGTGGTTAATGGGTAGAGCTGATCGACAAGGTAAGGGCTTGGCTTACCACAAGTACTCTAATGGCCTAATTCCAAGCTTACACGAAGCAAGAGAAAAAATATCTAAAAACAAAATTGAACAAATTAAAGAAGTGTTTAAGGGGTTATTAACTATAAATACTTCTCGGATCATTAGTGCGCTCTATGTTCTAAGACTAAAACGATCTGAATTCAACTCATTATTTAACGACTGA
- a CDS encoding lipopolysaccharide biosynthesis protein, whose amino-acid sequence MKKAFFWSFATNYLGIVINFISVIVLARLLTPSQIGTFAIASAIFAIGQIFRDMGVSSYLIRERNLSEAKVSGALAIVWILCTSIALILFTIANPISIFYKLPELSKIFQILAVNILIIPFGTVAQTLLRREMNFKTLGGIELVSQTIHLVVAVSLALHNFGASSLAWASLSATICTLLLLNVLVKKNKRYLPKLGEISTVFPSISTIGFANVLATLNNRSASLIIGKSLSEGAVAIMDKSLVAIEMLNQLLMKAIQNVLLPLFTKVRGQRGDLKKVYLLITDYTLLMALPFLFYIAVLAEFVVLTLFGEQWVEAIPLIPVFALSAAFGLSTRYFSEITISLDLERVLLKLNLIVFVSKVISIIFASPYGLIGIAYVLLAISMFRAFYIMLLLKRFVGIGFLDFLRSIKVTLFVTLISTTPYWLGNFYSVDFQFYNAVVPLFLIVVAVWLSAIYITNHSAKVEVINIYKKLRK is encoded by the coding sequence TTGAAAAAAGCATTTTTCTGGTCTTTTGCGACTAATTATCTAGGCATTGTCATAAACTTTATATCGGTTATTGTTTTGGCTAGACTGTTAACGCCGAGTCAAATAGGCACTTTTGCTATTGCGAGCGCAATTTTTGCCATCGGACAAATATTTCGAGATATGGGGGTCTCTAGTTATTTGATTAGGGAACGGAACCTCTCTGAAGCAAAAGTAAGCGGTGCATTGGCTATTGTTTGGATACTTTGTACATCCATCGCACTTATACTTTTTACAATAGCCAACCCGATTTCAATTTTTTATAAGCTACCTGAATTAAGCAAAATTTTTCAAATTTTGGCGGTCAATATTTTGATAATCCCATTTGGAACTGTCGCACAAACACTGCTAAGAAGAGAAATGAACTTCAAAACCCTAGGTGGCATTGAGTTGGTCAGTCAAACAATTCATTTAGTTGTTGCTGTGTCATTAGCATTACATAACTTCGGTGCATCAAGTTTAGCCTGGGCCTCATTATCTGCTACGATATGTACGTTACTTTTACTGAATGTTTTGGTTAAAAAAAATAAAAGGTACCTTCCGAAGTTGGGCGAAATCTCAACCGTTTTTCCATCTATTTCAACAATTGGTTTTGCGAATGTATTAGCGACGCTTAATAATCGTTCGGCATCACTTATTATTGGAAAGAGTCTTTCAGAGGGGGCCGTTGCCATTATGGATAAGTCGTTAGTAGCCATTGAAATGTTGAATCAGTTGCTAATGAAAGCTATTCAAAATGTACTATTACCGCTTTTTACTAAAGTACGTGGACAAAGAGGAGACTTAAAAAAAGTCTACTTACTTATTACTGACTATACCTTGCTGATGGCACTTCCTTTCCTTTTTTACATTGCTGTGCTTGCGGAATTTGTTGTTTTAACTTTATTTGGAGAGCAATGGGTAGAGGCAATACCGCTAATCCCTGTTTTTGCACTTTCCGCCGCATTTGGCCTATCGACACGTTATTTTTCTGAAATAACAATTTCGTTAGATTTAGAAAGAGTATTATTAAAGCTTAATCTTATTGTTTTTGTTTCCAAAGTGATTTCAATTATTTTCGCTAGTCCTTATGGGTTAATTGGTATTGCGTATGTTTTATTGGCAATTTCTATGTTCCGTGCGTTCTATATAATGTTGCTATTGAAGCGCTTTGTCGGCATTGGGTTTCTGGATTTTTTACGCTCTATAAAGGTAACTTTATTTGTAACATTAATATCTACAACTCCATATTGGCTTGGTAACTTCTATTCAGTAGACTTTCAATTTTATAATGCTGTAGTACCTTTATTTCTAATTGTTGTTGCAGTATGGCTTAGTGCAATCTACATCACAAATCATAGTGCCAAAGTTGAAGTTATTAATATATATAAAAAATTACGTAAATGA
- a CDS encoding glycosyltransferase family 2 protein has translation MFAPISVVIPAYNMENLITKTLDSLTAQTVSPTEVIVVNDGSTDLTLAVVQSWLDSNDTNFSVQIIDKTNGGLSSARNCGIRAASYELIALLDSDDRYEPKFIETALSAFEAKSGLALFFANQRVVDEHDQKMIEWLEIKSITECRYSKLVGNINLLNESIIPKLVNGNFISCSASVFNKSFFNLDELYDESLKAGEDVEFLMRVLRDKHVAFTYDELAIVLRHSGSITQSKRHVVHMGRIFALNKNYKYLQAHGVDVEGIVKQQFAHCYYQLSLLGLNQLISFSKESKATLGIYYGPSLKDYLRAFISTFNK, from the coding sequence ATGTTTGCACCAATAAGCGTTGTTATACCTGCCTATAACATGGAAAATTTGATCACCAAGACGCTTGATAGCTTGACTGCTCAAACGGTAAGCCCAACTGAAGTTATTGTGGTTAATGATGGTTCTACTGATCTAACTCTAGCCGTTGTTCAAAGTTGGCTTGACTCTAACGACACTAATTTTAGCGTTCAAATTATTGATAAAACTAACGGTGGACTGTCTAGTGCCCGTAATTGTGGAATAAGAGCTGCGAGTTACGAACTGATTGCCCTGTTAGACTCCGATGATCGTTATGAACCTAAGTTCATCGAGACTGCACTTTCTGCCTTCGAAGCTAAGTCGGGTCTTGCTTTGTTTTTTGCAAATCAAAGAGTGGTTGATGAACATGATCAAAAAATGATTGAGTGGCTTGAAATAAAGTCTATTACAGAGTGTCGCTATTCCAAGTTGGTTGGAAATATTAACTTACTCAATGAATCGATTATTCCCAAATTAGTGAACGGCAACTTTATTTCGTGCAGTGCCTCTGTATTTAACAAGTCATTTTTTAATTTAGATGAGTTATACGATGAAAGCCTAAAAGCGGGCGAAGATGTGGAGTTTTTGATGCGTGTTTTGCGCGATAAGCACGTTGCTTTTACTTATGACGAATTAGCAATCGTATTGAGACATTCTGGTAGCATTACTCAATCGAAGCGTCATGTGGTGCATATGGGGCGTATCTTTGCGCTTAATAAAAACTATAAGTATCTACAAGCGCATGGTGTTGATGTAGAAGGCATAGTTAAGCAGCAGTTTGCGCATTGCTATTATCAGTTATCACTATTAGGTTTAAATCAATTAATTAGCTTTTCAAAAGAGTCTAAAGCGACTTTAGGTATTTATTACGGACCGAGTCTTAAAGATTATTTACGTGCTTTCATATCAACGTTTAATAAATAA
- a CDS encoding glycosyltransferase family 2 protein — protein MKFSIIMPAYNAEKFIDIAIKSVTAQEYPLWELIIVNDGSTDSTLDKVKAWAKEEPRIIYLNQNNGGKPSIARNNGLKRATGEYICFLDADDTYEPSRLAQCQQFFLKNPVTPLWFSDFSTINEQGNRLENAYLNNRDFLEKALEKRFDHLVSYTPDTVIFNKQFLQFMACETTAIHTITICIKSSLLKDGFGFDDDLTIGEDLDLWFRLVSNNQIGYCPQALSQYRINPNSITKQNEKMLVGTYDSHIKNLTRYKQLLTSTTRSLYKKKISQHASHLGFYYRQQRLLKTSFHYYLQALKLNPSVANILNIIKLILFIKR, from the coding sequence ATGAAGTTTTCAATCATTATGCCGGCTTATAACGCAGAAAAATTTATCGACATTGCGATAAAATCTGTCACTGCACAAGAGTACCCATTATGGGAATTGATTATTGTAAATGATGGTTCAACGGACTCAACACTCGATAAAGTAAAAGCTTGGGCAAAAGAAGAGCCACGAATTATCTATTTGAACCAAAATAACGGTGGTAAGCCAAGTATAGCCCGCAATAACGGCTTAAAAAGGGCAACGGGTGAATACATTTGCTTTTTAGATGCAGACGATACCTATGAACCGAGCAGGCTCGCCCAGTGCCAACAGTTTTTTTTGAAAAACCCTGTCACACCCCTTTGGTTCTCTGATTTCTCCACTATCAACGAGCAAGGTAATCGACTCGAAAACGCCTACTTAAATAATCGTGACTTTTTAGAAAAAGCACTAGAAAAACGATTTGATCACCTTGTGTCATACACGCCAGATACAGTGATTTTTAATAAGCAGTTTTTGCAATTTATGGCCTGCGAAACCACAGCTATACATACGATTACCATTTGTATTAAATCGAGTTTATTAAAAGACGGTTTTGGCTTCGATGACGATCTTACCATTGGCGAAGATTTAGATTTGTGGTTTAGGTTGGTGAGCAATAATCAGATAGGCTATTGCCCTCAAGCACTATCACAATACAGAATTAACCCGAATAGCATTACAAAACAAAACGAAAAAATGTTAGTTGGCACCTACGACTCACATATAAAAAATCTAACGCGTTATAAACAACTATTAACATCAACAACTCGTTCACTTTATAAAAAGAAAATTAGCCAACATGCGAGTCATTTAGGTTTTTATTATCGACAACAAAGGCTGCTTAAGACTTCTTTTCATTATTATTTACAGGCGCTCAAACTAAATCCTTCTGTTGCCAATATATTAAATATCATTAAGCTAATCTTATTTATTAAACGTTGA
- a CDS encoding O-antigen ligase family protein: MPITALGFLAVFSIGCLVALKRPYVGLLLYFFVFYMHPPGKYWGAYIPELRWTFIVALITLMSTFMHEKNKSEWLTAKSSKYLLAFLAFVAAQTPFAISPSWHSEYLVLLIKVVLLYFLIITIVNSKKRLIWVIMTNIAGAGYIGLNALQTHSGGRFENAGLPSIEDSNLLAIHMLPILMMGAFVFLSEYFKKYNYLIFIPLAFIGNLIIMTGSRGAIGALAVAGFSAMFFATKDFRGRLLKWAIVALLAISTLSINMIIDRFESMTADEEGQIQERSAASRMVIINAQIEMFKTNLIIGGGHRTTLLLSPYYIPTEYLTKTALGGVRGSHNLTMSIFTDHGIIGGFLYFMLVLTCLFTALRIIKDRDYSNQNRLIALGLLSGYMGVLAASQFSNSKVMEISIWMFAFITAFDLMLKKKAKE; the protein is encoded by the coding sequence ATGCCAATTACCGCACTTGGTTTTTTAGCTGTATTTAGCATTGGGTGCTTAGTAGCACTCAAACGCCCGTACGTGGGCCTATTGTTATACTTTTTTGTTTTTTACATGCATCCACCTGGTAAGTATTGGGGTGCTTATATTCCTGAACTGCGTTGGACGTTTATTGTTGCTCTAATTACTTTGATGAGTACGTTTATGCACGAAAAAAACAAAAGCGAGTGGCTCACTGCAAAATCATCAAAATATTTACTCGCTTTTTTAGCGTTTGTAGCGGCCCAAACCCCTTTTGCAATAAGTCCTAGCTGGCATTCTGAATACTTAGTTTTACTTATAAAAGTAGTGCTTCTATACTTTCTGATTATTACCATCGTTAATTCTAAAAAGCGACTTATTTGGGTCATTATGACCAATATTGCCGGAGCAGGTTATATTGGACTCAATGCATTACAAACTCATTCCGGTGGTCGCTTTGAAAATGCAGGTCTGCCAAGTATCGAAGATTCCAACCTGCTAGCTATACACATGCTTCCTATCCTTATGATGGGTGCTTTTGTGTTTTTATCCGAATATTTTAAAAAGTATAACTATCTAATTTTTATCCCCCTCGCCTTTATTGGCAACCTAATTATTATGACCGGCAGTCGAGGCGCAATTGGCGCTTTAGCTGTTGCGGGTTTTTCAGCAATGTTTTTTGCCACCAAAGACTTTAGAGGTCGCTTATTAAAATGGGCAATTGTGGCCTTATTAGCCATATCAACGTTGTCCATCAACATGATTATTGACCGGTTTGAATCTATGACCGCAGATGAAGAAGGTCAAATTCAAGAAAGAAGCGCAGCATCACGTATGGTCATCATAAATGCCCAAATTGAAATGTTTAAAACAAACTTAATTATTGGTGGTGGTCATCGAACCACTCTGTTGTTGAGTCCTTATTACATTCCGACGGAATATTTAACTAAAACAGCGTTAGGCGGGGTACGTGGATCTCATAATCTTACTATGAGTATTTTCACCGATCACGGAATAATAGGCGGCTTTTTATATTTTATGTTGGTCTTAACCTGTCTTTTTACTGCGCTCAGGATAATTAAAGATAGAGACTATAGTAATCAAAACCGATTAATCGCACTAGGGCTATTAAGCGGTTATATGGGCGTTTTAGCTGCGAGTCAATTTTCTAATAGTAAAGTTATGGAAATATCGATATGGATGTTCGCATTTATTACCGCCTTTGATTTAATGCTTAAGAAAAAGGCCAAAGAATGA
- a CDS encoding glycosyltransferase family 4 protein encodes MKILYHHRIASKDGQFVHVEELTNALLEQGHELKFVAPQVNEQSDFGHDGGFVSKLKAALPAFIYELLELTYSLWVFIKLAVAIKQFKPEFIYERYNLYQPAGIWASKLFKVPLILEINAPLVEERSRYSGLSLKWLAKKVENYTWRGADHCLPVTDVLADHLRDAGVADSKITVVHNGVRQPFIDEMLASPIDLEKDNIVIGFTGFINPWHGMDKAIEAIAEHKHLPLKLVCIGDGAILPELKQQAADLGIADKVEFKGLVTRDKVLDFVKQFDISLQPDVTAYASPLKMFEYMAVGSLIIAPRTPNIEEILSDNTAVFFEKGNQQSFKASLNEAIENYVNYKHKREAVKQSVIDKGFVWHENSKRAVDIGQKLALHQNPSKG; translated from the coding sequence TTATACCACCATCGCATTGCTTCAAAAGACGGTCAGTTTGTTCACGTAGAAGAACTCACCAACGCACTTTTAGAGCAAGGTCATGAACTCAAGTTTGTGGCGCCACAAGTAAACGAACAGTCTGACTTTGGTCACGACGGTGGATTTGTAAGTAAATTAAAAGCCGCACTGCCCGCCTTTATCTATGAATTATTAGAACTTACTTATAGCTTATGGGTTTTCATTAAACTCGCCGTGGCGATAAAACAATTTAAGCCTGAGTTTATTTACGAACGTTACAATCTTTATCAGCCAGCCGGCATTTGGGCATCAAAACTTTTTAAAGTACCGCTTATTTTAGAAATTAATGCGCCGCTTGTTGAAGAACGCAGCCGTTATAGTGGTTTGTCATTAAAGTGGCTGGCAAAAAAAGTAGAAAACTATACATGGCGTGGAGCTGATCATTGTTTACCAGTAACCGACGTTTTGGCGGATCATTTGCGCGATGCCGGTGTAGCTGATAGCAAAATTACCGTAGTACATAACGGCGTACGTCAGCCATTTATTGACGAAATGCTCGCCTCGCCTATTGATTTAGAAAAAGACAACATAGTGATTGGCTTTACCGGCTTTATCAATCCTTGGCATGGAATGGACAAAGCCATTGAAGCCATTGCCGAGCATAAACACTTACCGTTAAAACTAGTGTGCATTGGTGATGGTGCTATTTTGCCAGAGCTAAAACAACAAGCTGCCGACTTAGGCATTGCCGACAAAGTTGAATTTAAAGGCTTAGTGACCCGCGACAAGGTACTGGATTTTGTAAAACAGTTTGATATCTCGTTGCAGCCAGACGTGACCGCCTATGCCTCACCATTAAAAATGTTTGAATACATGGCCGTTGGCTCACTGATTATTGCACCGCGAACACCCAACATAGAAGAAATACTCAGCGACAACACCGCCGTATTTTTTGAAAAAGGCAACCAGCAATCCTTTAAGGCCAGCCTTAACGAAGCCATAGAAAACTACGTAAACTACAAACACAAACGCGAAGCCGTAAAGCAAAGCGTCATCGACAAAGGGTTTGTGTGGCACGAGAATTCGAAGCGTGCGGTTGATATAGGCCAAAAGTTAGCACTTCACCAAAACCCGAGTAAAGGCTAA